The stretch of DNA GATCTTCTTGTCCTGCTGGGTCCACAGCGCCAGCAGGTCGGAGCCGGAGCCCGCGGAGGTGATGGCGACCTTCCTGCCGACCAAATCCTTGACGCCGAGCGTCGATTTCGAAAGCGTCATCAATTGCCAGCCGTAATAGCCCGTGGCGGCACTGGCGAGCACCTTGGAGTTCACGCCTTTCTTGCGTCCGGCCGATACCAGCGAGGTGGCGTCGAGAATGACGTCGGCGGCGCCGGCCGCCATCGCCTCGAACGTCTCTGCGCCGCCGCGATAGATCGTAAGCTCCGCCGCGATGCCTTCCTTCTCGAACAGTTTTTGGCGTACCGCGGTTTCTGCGATCGTGGTCGGCCAATAGGTTTTTGTCGGAAGCCCGATGCGGACGGTGTCGGCAGCCTGCACAGCGGCTGATGCGCCGAGCACGGCGGCTGCCGTGATGGTTGCCAGGATGTGGCGTCGCGTGATCTTCATTGTGACGTTTCCCTTTTGTTTTTTCTTGATTGGTTTGGCCTTCGATCGATCAGGCGGCGTCGCCACCTCCCAAAGTTTTTGGCGTGGCGAGCTCAACGAGCTGCATGGTCGTCATGAAATGCTTCGAGAGCGCCGCGACCGCGGCATCGGCGTCGCGCTTGAGTGTGGCCTGCACGATTGCCGCGTGTTCGGCCTCGACGTTGCGGGATTTTTCGCTGTTGCGCCGGATCGCGAGCCTTCGATACCGCTCGCTCTGCTCATGCAGCACATCGCGAAACCCGAGCAGCCATTGCGAGCCGCAGGCGTTCACCAGCGTGCGGTGGAAGACGCGATGCCGCACCACCCATTCCTCATAGTGATGGGTCGGATCGTCGGGATAGGTGTGGGGAACGGCGCAGAGCGCCACGAACGACTTCTCCACCGCCGCAAGCCATGCCGCGTCGCCGTGCTCGATCGAGCGCCGCAGCGCCAGCCCTTCGATATCGACGCGGGTTTGCGTCACATCGCGAAGGTCCGCAGGCGATACCGGGCTGACGCGAAAGCCGCGCTGGTCGGATGCCTGCACCAGCCCGTCGGCGACCAGCCGCGACAGCGCCTCGCGTACCGCCGCGAGGCTGACCGAAAACTGCTTGGCGAGGCCGGCGATATGCAGCTTCTGGCCGGGCAGCAGCCGGGTCGAAAGAATGTCCGCGCGCAGCCGCTCCTGAACGGCAGACGTCAGGCTTCGGGGCCGTTCGTCGGCAAGGCTCTCACCAAAACTCAACCCGATGCTGCTCATGGCGGCGCAGCTTGGCGAGGGAAGACGATATCGTCAATCGAAAATCGATTTTTTCTCTAACCTGCTGCTCAGGCTATGATTCCTGGCCCGTTGGCCAACCCGGGTCGATGGCTGTCTCGATTATCAAGCGGCGCCTGGTCCCAAAATTCACCGTGACAACTTACCGGCGCCGACGTAGATAGTTCGCATGCGAAATAAATTCTCGAGCCCGTTTTTCAGGTGACCGCCTGTCGCGAGCACCGGCTGGTCTTCCTGCTCAGCGTCGCGCAGCGCCGGCTGCAGCGCTGGATCGCGGCGCAGACCCAGCAGAGCGGGGTCACGGCCGCGCAGTCCGGGTTGCTGTTCGTCCTGGGCCAGCGCGACGGCGTGCTGATGGGCGAGGCGGGCGCGGCGCTCGACCTCGGTCCTCCCGGCATCAGCGGACTCGTCGACCGGATGACGGCGGTGAACCTGATCAGGCGGCGCGCCGATCCGGATGACGGACGGGCGTGGCGGCTCTGGCTGACGCCGGCCGGCCGCACCGCGCTGGCGCAGTCGAAGGCGGGCCTTGCCGAAATCAACGCGCGCCTCACGGACGGATTCAGCGACGCCGAGATCAATATTGTCGCGCGCTGGCTCACCACTATGCAAACCAGATTTCCCAGAGGAGAAGACGAATGACCGAGCACATCAAGATCGAGAAGAGCGACGGGATTTTGAGCCTGACGATGGCGCGGCCCGACAAGAAGAACGCGCTGACCAATGCGATGTACGGCGCTCTGGCCGACGCAATCGAAGGCGCGGAGAGCGATCCATCCGTCCGCGTCCTCCTGATCCGCGGCGAGGGCGACATGTTCACCGCCGGCAACGACGTCGGCGAGTTCGCCGCCATTGCAACAGGCGCGGTTCAGGGCGAGCGGCATGTCGGACGTTTCCTGCAGGCGCTCGCTAAATCGAGCCGTCCTCTGGTCGCAGCCGTTCACGGACGCGCCGTCGGCATCGGCACCACGATGCTGCTGCATTGCGATCTGGTCGTGCTGGCCGAGAATGCGCTGCTTTCAACGCCGTTCGTCAATCTGGCATTGGTGCCGGAAGCCTCTTCCAGCCTGTTGATGCCGCTCCGCATCGGCTACGCGCGCGCTTTCGAAATGTTCGCGCTCGGTGAAGCCGTCGATGCCAGGTCCGCGTTCGCCTGGGGGCTCGCCAACCGGGTGGTGCCGCTGGACAAACTCGACGCGGAAGCAACAGCGCTCGCGTCCCGGCTGGCGAAACAACCGGCGGGTGCTGTCAGCACAACGAAGCGGCTGATGCGCAATCCGGAGCTTCTGATGGCGCAGATCAAGGCGGAAAGCGAGCAGTTCGCGGCACGTCTGAAAACCGCCGAGGCGCGTGAGGCTTTCGTCGCGTTCGCCGAACGCCGGCCACCGGACTTCTTGAAACTCGCAAAACAGCTGGCGTAACCGCCTTCTCTCCCGCCCGCGCCCGGGAGGCAATTGACCGCCCGTGACGGTCCCGCTACCTGTTTCGGGTTGCGTGCGGGGAAACAAATGAACAAGAACAATGACGCTTCCGAATTCGACTACGTCATCGTCGGCGCCGGCTCGGCCGGATGTGTGCTCGCCAATCGCCTGAGTGCCGACGGCAAACATTCCGTGTTGCTGCTGGAGGCCGGACCGAAAGACAGCAATCTCTGGATCCATGTGCCGCTCGGCTACGGAAAACTGTTCAAGGAAAAATCCGTCAACTGGATGTACCAGACCGAGCCGGAGCCGGGCTTGAACGGCCGGCAGGTGTTTCAGCCGCGCGGAAAAGTGCTCGGCGGTTCGAGCTCGATCAACGGCTTGCTCTATGTGCGGGGCCAGCATGAGGATTACGATCGCTGGCGCCAGCGCGGCAATGCCGGCTGGGGCTATGACGATGTGCTGCCCTATTTCAGGAAGGCCGAGAACCAGCAGCGCGGTCCCGACAAATACCACGGCGCGGATGGGCCGCTGCCGGTGTCGGACTGGCGGCACCACGATCCGTTGTCGGAAGCCTTTGTGGTTGCCGCCGCGGAAACCGGCATTCCGACCAATCCCGATTTCAACGGCGCGACCCAGGAAGGCGCGGGATTTTTTCAGACCACGACAAGTCGCGGTCGACGCGCCAGCACGGCGTTCTCCTATCTGCGTCCGGCAAGGAGCCGCAGCAATCTGCACGTCGAGACTTCGGCGCTGGCGCAGCGCATTCTATTCGAAGGGCGTCGCGCCAAAGCGGTCGAATACAAGCAGGAAGGCCGCGTGCGCACGGCGCGGGCGTGCAAGGAAATCCTGGTCTCCAGCGGCGCGTATAACTCGCCGCAATTGCTGCAGCTCTCGGGCGTGGGACCGGCCGATCTCTTAAAGCAGCACGGCATCGAGATCGTGCTCGACGCGCCCGGCGTCGGCAACGATCTGCAGGACCACATGCAGGTCCGGCTGATCACGCGCTGCGCGCAGAAGGTGACGCTCAACGACGTCGTCAACAATCCGGTGCGCCGGGTGATGGCGGGCATTCAGTACGCCGCCTTGCGCAAGGGACCGCTGACGATTGCCGCCGGTACTTCGGGCGCCTTCTTCAAGACCAGCCCGCGGCTGGCCTCGCCCGATATCCAGATTCATTTCCTGCCGTTCTCGACCGACAAGATGGGCGAGAAGCTTCACGCGCTCTCCGGCTTCACCGCATCGGTCTGCCAGTTGCGTCCCGAGAGCCGCGGCTCGCTGCGCATCAAAAGCGCCGATGCTTCCGTGCCGCCGGAAATCCGCATCAATTATCTCGCAACCGAAACCGATCGCCGCGCCTTCATCGATGGCATCCGCATTCTGCGGCGGATTCTCGCAGCACCCGCGCTGAAGGCCTACGCGGTCGGAGAGGTCGATCCCGGTCCGAAAGTGCAGAGCGACGACGAATTGCTGGACTTCTGCCGCCGCACCGGCAGCACGGTCTATCACCCGACCTCAACCTGCCGCATGGGCAGCGATGCGCTCGCCGTCGTCGACCAGCGCTTGCGCGTGCGCGGCATCGAAGGCCTGCGCGTGGTCGATGCGTCTGTTATGCCGGACTTGATGTCGGGCAATACCAACGCGCCGACCATCATGATCGCGGAAAAGGCGTCGGATATGATTCTGGAGGACGCGCGGTAGGCAACGACGCCAG from Bradyrhizobium sp. AZCC 1693 encodes:
- a CDS encoding enoyl-CoA hydratase gives rise to the protein MTEHIKIEKSDGILSLTMARPDKKNALTNAMYGALADAIEGAESDPSVRVLLIRGEGDMFTAGNDVGEFAAIATGAVQGERHVGRFLQALAKSSRPLVAAVHGRAVGIGTTMLLHCDLVVLAENALLSTPFVNLALVPEASSSLLMPLRIGYARAFEMFALGEAVDARSAFAWGLANRVVPLDKLDAEATALASRLAKQPAGAVSTTKRLMRNPELLMAQIKAESEQFAARLKTAEAREAFVAFAERRPPDFLKLAKQLA
- a CDS encoding GntR family transcriptional regulator, giving the protein MSSIGLSFGESLADERPRSLTSAVQERLRADILSTRLLPGQKLHIAGLAKQFSVSLAAVREALSRLVADGLVQASDQRGFRVSPVSPADLRDVTQTRVDIEGLALRRSIEHGDAAWLAAVEKSFVALCAVPHTYPDDPTHHYEEWVVRHRVFHRTLVNACGSQWLLGFRDVLHEQSERYRRLAIRRNSEKSRNVEAEHAAIVQATLKRDADAAVAALSKHFMTTMQLVELATPKTLGGGDAA
- a CDS encoding GMC family oxidoreductase — its product is MNKNNDASEFDYVIVGAGSAGCVLANRLSADGKHSVLLLEAGPKDSNLWIHVPLGYGKLFKEKSVNWMYQTEPEPGLNGRQVFQPRGKVLGGSSSINGLLYVRGQHEDYDRWRQRGNAGWGYDDVLPYFRKAENQQRGPDKYHGADGPLPVSDWRHHDPLSEAFVVAAAETGIPTNPDFNGATQEGAGFFQTTTSRGRRASTAFSYLRPARSRSNLHVETSALAQRILFEGRRAKAVEYKQEGRVRTARACKEILVSSGAYNSPQLLQLSGVGPADLLKQHGIEIVLDAPGVGNDLQDHMQVRLITRCAQKVTLNDVVNNPVRRVMAGIQYAALRKGPLTIAAGTSGAFFKTSPRLASPDIQIHFLPFSTDKMGEKLHALSGFTASVCQLRPESRGSLRIKSADASVPPEIRINYLATETDRRAFIDGIRILRRILAAPALKAYAVGEVDPGPKVQSDDELLDFCRRTGSTVYHPTSTCRMGSDALAVVDQRLRVRGIEGLRVVDASVMPDLMSGNTNAPTIMIAEKASDMILEDAR
- a CDS encoding MarR family winged helix-turn-helix transcriptional regulator, which produces MTACREHRLVFLLSVAQRRLQRWIAAQTQQSGVTAAQSGLLFVLGQRDGVLMGEAGAALDLGPPGISGLVDRMTAVNLIRRRADPDDGRAWRLWLTPAGRTALAQSKAGLAEINARLTDGFSDAEINIVARWLTTMQTRFPRGEDE